A window of Phyllopteryx taeniolatus isolate TA_2022b chromosome 19, UOR_Ptae_1.2, whole genome shotgun sequence contains these coding sequences:
- the LOC133469498 gene encoding transcription factor Sox-9-A-like has product MNLLDPYLKMSEEQDKCLSDAPSPSMSEDSAGSPCPSGSGSDTENTRPSENALLRVEAALGDFKKDEDDKFPACIRDAVSQVLKGYDWTLVPMPVRVNGSTKNKPHVKRPMNAFMVWAQAARRKLADQYPHLHNAELSKTLGKLWRLLNEGEKRPFVEEAERLRVQHKKDHPDYKYQPRRRKSVKNGQSEAEDGSEQTHISPNAIFKALQQADSPASSLGEVHSPGEHSGSQGPPTPPTTPKTDVSSGKMDLKREGGLRSLPDGTSQRQLNIDFRDVDIGELSSDVISHIETFDVNEFDQYLPPNGHPGSVSGPGTPVAYTGSYSISGGAPVSPAAGAAWMPKSQNQQGQQQQHTLTTLGGSGGGAASEGGQAQHRTQIKTEQLSPSHFSEQQGSPQHVTYSPFNLQHYSPTSYPAISRAQQYDFTDHQGSAPSFYSHAGAGQGSGLYSTFSYMSSPSQRPMYTPIADNTGVPSIPQNSPQHWEQAPVYTQLTRP; this is encoded by the exons ATGAATCTTCTCGACCCTTACCTGAAGATGTCGGAGGAACAAGACAAGTGTCTGTCCGATGCCCCGAGCCCGAGCATGTCCGAGGACTCCGCGGGCTCTCCGTGCCCGTCCGGCTCCGGTTCCGACACCGAGAACACGCGGCCGTCGGAGAATGCGCTGCTCCGGGTGGAGGCGGCTCTAGGCGACTTCAAGAAGGACGAGGACGACAAGTTCCCCGCTTGCATACGCGACGCTGTGTCCCAGGTGCTCAAGGGCTACGACTGGACCCTGGTGCCCATGCCGGTGCGCGTAAACGGATCTACCAAGAACAAGCCTCACGTGAAGAGACCGATGAACGCCTTCATGGTTTGGGCTCAGGCTGCGCGGAGGAAGCTGGCCGACCAGTACCCGCACCTGCACAACGCCGAGCTCAGCAAAACGTTGGGCAAACTTTGGAG ACTTCTCAACGAGGGCGAGAAGCGGCCGTTTGTGGAGGAGGCTGAGCGGCTCCGTGTGCAGCACAAGAAGGATCACCCCGACTACAAGTACCagccgaggaggaggaagtcCGTGAAGAACGGGCAAAGCGAGGCCGAGGACGGCAGCGAGCAAACCCACATTTCTCCCAATGCCATCTTCAAAGCACTGCAGCAGGCAGACTCTCCGGCCTCCAGTTTGGGAGAGGTGCACTCTCCTGGGGAGCACTCAG GTTCCCAGGGACCGCCAACCCCTCCCACTACCCCAAAAACTGACGTCAGCTCTGGCAAGATGGACCTAAAGCGAGAAGGAGGTCTCAGATCCCTCCCTGATGGCACCAGCCAGCGGCAACTGAACATCGACTTCCGTGACGTGGACATCGGAGAGTTGAGCAGCGACGTCATCTCCCACATCGAGACCTTCGACGTCAACGAATTCGACCAGTATCTCCCACCGAACGGCCACCCGGGGTCCGTTAGCGGGCCTGGTACACCTGTCGCCTACACCGGCAGCTACAGCATCAGTGGCGGCGCTCCGGTCAGCCCAGCAGCAGGAGCGGCCTGGATGCCTAAAAGCCAGAACCAGCAgggacagcagcagcagcacaccCTCACCACCCTGGGTGGCAGCGGAGGTGGCGCCGCTTCCGAGGGGGGTCAGGCTCAGCACAGGACCCAGATCAAGACGGAGCAGCTGAGCCCGAGCCACTTCAGTGAGCAGCAGGGCTCTCCGCAGCACGTCACCTACAGCCCCTTCAACCTGCAGCACTACAGCCCCACGTCGTACCCGGCCATCTCCAGGGCGCAGCAGTACGACTTCACCGACCACCAGGGGAGCGCCCCCTCGTTCTACAGCCACGCGGGCGCCGGCCAGGGCTCGGGCCTCTACTCGACTTTCAGCTACATGAGCAGCCCCAGTCAGAGGCCCATGTACACACCCATTGCTGACAACACAGGGGTGCCCTCCATCCCCCAGAACAGCCCCCAACACTGGGAGCAGGCACCGGTTTACACCCAGCTCACCAGACCCTGA